A single genomic interval of Leptospirales bacterium harbors:
- the thrC gene encoding threonine synthase, which produces MIPPAISGLKAVLRCIECGRQYSLHVVLYRCQHCDGLLEVFHDVSALQATPAQEWKQLFEGRMSDFCHPWNSGVWGKREWVLPEIDDQDIVSHSEGRSPLSELHELAHELDLSRLWIKQCGISHTGSFKDLGMTVLVSHVRSLIRRGISIRAVACASTGDTSAALAAYAAAAGIPTIVFLPAGKITTAQLVQPLASGAIVLSLDTDFDGCMEVVQAITADQSIYLANSMNPLRIEGQKTVSIELVQQLGWQAPDWVIIPGGNLGNVSALGAGFKLLRDCGLIDRLPRICVAQSERANPLYLSFQKNFSALEPVKARTTLASAIQIGNPVSYPRAVRTLREFEGVVEQASEEELAEASARTDRFGQFCDPHTGVALAALFKLRQQGAIKAQQSVALISTAHGLKFSDFKIGYHEGRLSDVGQQRYRNMPVALPADIKRVRAALAERLGK; this is translated from the coding sequence ATGATCCCGCCAGCAATTTCAGGTCTGAAGGCCGTCTTGCGTTGTATCGAATGCGGTCGACAGTATTCTTTGCACGTCGTTCTCTATCGGTGTCAACACTGCGACGGACTGCTTGAAGTTTTTCATGACGTTTCCGCCCTGCAGGCGACGCCGGCTCAAGAATGGAAGCAGCTTTTCGAAGGTCGGATGAGCGATTTTTGTCATCCTTGGAATTCGGGCGTCTGGGGGAAACGCGAGTGGGTGCTGCCGGAGATCGATGATCAGGATATTGTCAGTCACAGCGAGGGTCGATCGCCGCTCAGCGAGCTCCACGAGCTGGCGCACGAACTCGATCTGAGCAGGCTCTGGATCAAACAATGCGGCATTTCCCACACCGGCTCCTTCAAGGATCTGGGTATGACCGTTCTGGTGAGTCATGTGCGCTCCCTGATCCGCCGCGGGATTTCGATCCGAGCCGTAGCATGCGCCTCGACCGGCGATACCAGTGCAGCGCTGGCAGCCTATGCCGCCGCTGCCGGCATTCCGACGATTGTGTTTTTGCCGGCCGGAAAGATTACGACGGCGCAGCTGGTCCAGCCGCTGGCCTCGGGCGCCATCGTACTATCGCTGGATACTGATTTCGACGGATGCATGGAGGTGGTGCAAGCGATCACCGCCGATCAAAGCATCTATCTGGCCAATTCAATGAATCCGCTGCGTATCGAGGGGCAAAAGACAGTTAGCATCGAGCTGGTCCAGCAACTGGGCTGGCAGGCTCCAGACTGGGTCATCATTCCGGGCGGCAATCTCGGCAACGTCAGCGCACTCGGGGCTGGTTTCAAACTACTGCGCGACTGCGGCCTGATCGATCGGTTGCCGCGGATCTGTGTTGCGCAATCGGAGCGCGCCAATCCGCTCTACCTGAGTTTTCAGAAGAACTTTTCCGCCCTGGAGCCAGTGAAGGCCAGAACCACCCTTGCTTCCGCCATTCAGATCGGCAATCCTGTAAGCTATCCGCGCGCCGTGCGCACCTTGCGTGAATTTGAGGGAGTGGTGGAGCAGGCCAGTGAAGAGGAGCTTGCTGAGGCCTCCGCTCGAACCGATCGATTTGGACAGTTCTGCGATCCGCACACGGGCGTTGCCCTGGCTGCGCTTTTCAAGCTGCGCCAGCAAGGCGCTATCAAGGCGCAACAGAGCGTCGCATTGATCTCTACCGCGCACGGACTCAAATTTTCTGATTTCAAAATCGGCTACCATGAAGGCCGCCTGAGCGATGTCGGCCAGCAACGCTATCGAAATATGCCGGTCGCGCTGCCGGCCGACATCAAGCGCGTGCGCGCCGCCCTGGCCGAGCGTCTCGGAAAGTAG
- the apaG gene encoding Co2+/Mg2+ efflux protein ApaG has product MSEAVTQGVRIRVNSEFVPERSNPMQPLYFFAYHVTISNEGAQAVQLLNRHWKIRDAFRRIEEVRGPGVVGRQPRLSPGESFEYTSYCPLPTEFGSMEGSYEMAYDDGASFEARIAPFQLVAPQAVN; this is encoded by the coding sequence ATGTCCGAGGCGGTAACGCAAGGCGTTCGGATTCGAGTCAATAGCGAGTTCGTACCGGAACGATCCAATCCAATGCAGCCGTTGTATTTCTTTGCCTACCATGTAACGATCAGCAATGAAGGGGCGCAGGCCGTCCAATTGCTCAACCGCCATTGGAAAATACGCGATGCCTTCCGGCGAATCGAGGAAGTGCGCGGACCCGGCGTAGTGGGTCGACAACCGCGTTTGAGTCCCGGCGAAAGCTTTGAGTATACCAGCTATTGCCCGCTGCCCACGGAATTCGGATCGATGGAAGGCAGCTATGAAATGGCCTATGATGATGGCGCAAGTTTTGAGGCACGAATTGCGCCCTTCCAACTGGTCGCCCCGCAAGCGGTCAATTGA